TATATGTTGTGGTCAACCCCTACTTTTTCCCCCTGAACCACAATACGTCATCAGAATTATACTCTCAACGTGGCCCGAGTCCAGGTTTATGATGTCAGTTACCAATTCTCGTATCTTACGTTAGTGGGAACAGGTCAACGGCTTTTTAGCGTTTTCGGGGTATGAGGAAACATATCAATGGTTTTGTCTGTTCGTGAGAACATATCAACTCATATCATTTCATGGTTAATCCCTTATCAATGGCTTCCTGAATAATCTTATGGCAGCATACCCCCAAAGGATTTTTTTCTTTACAATTAGAATTTCTCATTGCTCCAGTTATGACATTTACTTCTTTAACGGTTTTCGCACCGTGCTTTACAACTGCTTCAATTACCTGATCTTCTGTGACTTTGTTGCAATAACAAGCATACTTAGGATCTGCATCTTTCTTAAACCAGATAGGCACCCTAACTTGGGCTTTTAAGAATTTTATTTCTTTATCTAGGTTATAGTAAATAACGTCACAGTCCTCATTCATGCAAATCATATATTGATCTCCGTCAACGGCATTACGATAATCATCTGCCACTAGATGTTCTACAGTTACTTTGCTAACGGAAATGCCTTCATTATTACATACAGGACAATAGCCATTTATTTGATCTGGCTTTTCTGTTTTGCTTCCACAACAACATTCATTATTGATACTCATATAGTTAGCCTCCAATTGTTTTTTCCTTTTTCTTTCCATAGTTCTTCGGGAAGTACTCTTTCCCAAGCTGCCAAACATACTGGTCGATTTGCTTAAGTTTATGTTTTTCCAAGCCATAGAAGGCACGGAATTCAATCAGAATGTTTTTGAATTTTGCGTAGTCCTTCAAATCAACATCTTGAAAATCTGAAAAGCCATCACGCTTTCTAAAATAGCGAAGCACCTCATCCACGTAGCTATCATAAATTGGATAGTCGATCGGATTGTGATGGCTACAATATTTTGTGGCAAAGGAGTAAAAATTCTTCAATGTCTCACCGATTGTTACATACTGGATATCTCCAACCAGGGTAACATCACCGGCTTTAAGTCTCGCATCAATATCCAGAGCGCAGATATGCTTTGCTACTGGATAGATTGAAAAAATGTTTGTGCTATAAAAGTTGTTAAGTGTTGAAGCTTTCAAAAGAATATCAGTTATGTCTTTATTCTTCGGGCATAGCTCAAAGAACAGTTTATTAAGTGCATCCTCCTGAAGTCGGTAGTTCTCAAGGCCATCCCATTTTTTAAGATAAAGCTCAACCTGATCGCTTGATGGATCGGGGACGATAACGCTTACTTTCTTCTTGCGTATATGCGTAGGTCTTGCTGTCTTTTCCTGCTTAGGCGCAGTCAGATCTGCAGTTCCATCAGAAGCTAAGAATAAACGGAATCTTCTCAGATGAGACAAGTAACTACTCGCAAGCGATTTAACGTTTCCGGTCGAGTTCTCAGAAAGAGCCTTTATTAGTTCATTCTTTGCCACATTTTCAAAACCAGTATCCATCACTGTATTCCAGAAAAGTTCTTTGCTGCCTTTTCTCCAAAGGTAGAAGGTGTCACTATAAGCAGTATCGATTGTTAATTTTGAAATGTCTTGGCTATGTAGGAAGTTCCTATACAAAGCGCGCAGCTCATCATAGGATAAAGCTTTCAATTTGTTTGTATCCAATTTTGAACCTCCTTCACACAATCAATTTTACTCATCCTCGTCCTCCTCAGTTTCGTCAATGCCAAATAACATCTGGAACTTATTGAAGTTATACGGGTAGGAGTTGTCACCATCGATTCTTACCGGTTTATGTCCATTGCTATATTCAAATTCCAGCTCCCACTGTGTACCATCACACACCGTATATCCGAAGCGCTGAGTTGAATACCGTCTGCGCCATTCACCAATATGAAGATCCATAAGAGCAGCCATGAAAGTGTCT
The nucleotide sequence above comes from Acetoanaerobium noterae. Encoded proteins:
- a CDS encoding Csac_0668 family 2Fe-2S cluster-binding (seleno)protein, yielding MSINNECCCGSKTEKPDQINGYCPVCNNEGISVSKVTVEHLVADDYRNAVDGDQYMICMNEDCDVIYYNLDKEIKFLKAQVRVPIWFKKDADPKYACYCNKVTEDQVIEAVVKHGAKTVKEVNVITGAMRNSNCKEKNPLGVCCHKIIQEAIDKGLTMK